Genomic DNA from Lactuca sativa cultivar Salinas chromosome 8, Lsat_Salinas_v11, whole genome shotgun sequence:
ctcgatctaaaattcgagtttttagctgtctactgctaatccgaaacatagaaaaatgataactttctcatacgaagtcagattttgacgttatttttaccgaacttctcggtttaacaaatactacgactttcatatagatcactaaggctaaaaagtagtttatcaaaaactcactttttacgtcattcggcgtcgtgccggttttgtcgcggatctttgattgatcataacttcttcgttataactcggatttcgacgaggttttcgcctacatatttctaacgagattatctaaaattttaaataataaaattttaattatttcaaattttatattttcgctaaatttcactataTGACATTTGATTGgcatctcataagacttccaatactttctgaatgattctaagcataattttactttatttctagtaaaaaccatctgttagaactcaacattcaaatttacataatatttcataatatcattcattacaaaacacgatttcaaaacgtgtatgttacaaatatgTACTCTATAAGTTAGAAAGAACTAATCTTGCTGTCTCTAATAACATGTTCACCATTTTTTTCAagatttttgttcttttattCGTAGCTAGATTTTCATACTGATTGTATCTGACTCCAAGAATGCCAACTTCCACCGTTACTTAAAAAGATTATCttcattgaatatatatatatatatatatatatatatatatatatatatatatatatatatatatatatatatatatatatatatatatatatatatatatattagatcttTACTAGATGTCTTTGAAGTAGAGGAATGTTGTTCATTTAAAGAAGATTTCTTTTTAATGAACAACATTTCTCTACATCAGATATGTAGTAAAGATTTGGTATGTTCTATGAAGATAATCTTTAAGTAATGGTGGAAGTGTTCTTGGAGTCAGCTACAATTTGTATGAAAATCTAGctacaaacaccaagaacaagaatCTTGGAAAATGGGGAACGTGATATTTGAGGCTTGTGAGATTATTTGTTATTGAAGATTTGCTCATGTTTGATGTTATTCGATGATTGGTGATTACAAGTTGCTTTTCTAGATGAATATGgttatgtttatattttttttatgaacaATGTTGTTCTATATGGTGATGGTTATTCTGAACAAGTTTTATATGTATGGTGatagattttattatttaattttgtttGCATTAACATTTTATGGAAATtcaatcataaatgaatatattatatttttatatgtaatgAGATTTGTAGTAAAACTTACATGTTATTTAtatgtaatcataaatgattacatGTATTGAATAACAATTTATATGTAATCTAAATGATTACATACACTGAATAACAGTTAACATATTACATAATTATTTCTATttgtataatcataaatgattatgtaaTACCACTTCATATGTTTTGTTTAATCATAAGTGATTATATAGTTTTGTAACCATAAAAGACATAAAGTTAGATAGAAGAAGGCTCAAGATAAAAGAAATTTCAAGAAAACTGATTTGTTCTACTACTAACAAAATCAAAGAAAGAATTATCAAAGTAGATAGAATTTAGTAAACAAAATCATAGTACATTATGTCTTGTAAAAAGGGTAAAATGCATCAAAAAAAAgtatattattttgaaaaaaatcctGACTTATTTATTACTGATTAAACTAGTTATTATCTATGTAATTTTGATGATTGTTTTGCTGTAAGTTTGATAGGGCATGTACGCAAGTTATGAGGAGTCCTTTCTCCACATCCTGagcatcttcgtgtttacttgtgTGAATTTTTATATGCTATTTCTGTtgcactttgattttattattctGTCCACTTCCTTTATTCCTTTGAACATTTGAAACATTGATGTCAATGTTTTTTGGAATAGAAACGTCCATATGCTTTCCTACCTCTTCAACATTTGTCCTATTTTTCTGCAATTCATTGGCAGGATCGTTCTCGTATTCCTTCAGAATGCTTTCTGTtttcttaacaaaaaaaaaatccattttctcTTTATTTTTTCTTACATATTCCCAACATGCTTCAAAGTTGTAGTATGCTTGATTGACAGATCTGTTAATTTCATTGTCTCCTGTATTATATACATGCCTACCAAAGTGATAATACCTTGATATCACATCCTTTCCCCAACGACTCTTAATGTACAGTTCTTGAATCTCCTTAATTCCATGTTTCATGAGTATGTTGAATGTGTGTCTGCACAAAGTTCCAAAGCAGTTGAAGTGTTCACAAGTACATTTTACATCACTTTCTGGAAGTTTTATTTCTACCtgttcaaaataaaattaaagaatTAACTATTTTTCTAATGAATTaaatatagttgtatatattgttTTGTAATCATAACTgaatataattgtatatgttggattagtgtctaagtccataactattttggtatgtactttactcgattatgagcatggtccttttgggtttgtcttcaccatagcaacttgtaggataaattatggagagagagagagagagagagagaggattaataatgatttattaatatattatgagaataatatattaaaggagaaatcatattgtttaattaatattagtcaagaattaattaagtattaattttgtggctaaaagagattaattaaacttaggggactggaattgtaattataagataatggcaattaggctatggattaccttggaatataggttggacgaattctatgggaagcccataacgaattcgtccaagggacattctaaagggagtccatggactgcttagggcttaagcagtcaaattagggtttcctagttgtaaaccctaatagtctaactatatataaggaccccctaagccccaaaaacgtggctaagtaataatttagggtttctagacgtttttggtgcctcctcttctcatcattcttcatccttattgcttatggtgtttgtgactccattagaggtgcaacacttgaggcactaagctttctgaatcCAATTACAAtaaggaatagattgttattgctacataacaatcaaaggtaatatcttaaccctaattttgttcatagtatgctagatctagagtttatgAATTTGGatgattcaattgcatgttcattagacaaagtagatccaaagcattaatgtttgcatgtacaccataggaatgacgtagtgctcaaaacccataggGTTGTTTGTTCATGaatttgatgcttatttgatCGAATATTGGCTGAGAATCGAAAAATCGGATTTTTTTGGTgtctgacttgccgagtcagctGGTGAACTCACCGAGTGCACTGTGAACTCCACGAGTCAGAGGGCCTGGCAGCAATATTTtcacgatttcttgctgttttggcatgggatagttaccaaaaaagtttttaattaataaaatccgatttttttttattgattttgggtgatTAACCTTACCAAAAtagtagataattaccaattaatcaaacaattatttccttataagataatatttaattatttgagttatttgatgaattatcttgcaagtaattggactaggtcaaaattagataaccatcaattaattgttaattgccttatttgaatttttttgatatagaatgttcttgataaagttttgaaaagtttcaaaacttgtcctaaagttttggagtttaaattttgattaaaaagtttaactttgaaatatttaaattctaaaccctaatgttttgaaaagttcaaagcttgccctcaagttttgaaatttaaaatttgattaaaagtttgactttgaaatattaaattctaaaaccctagtactttgaaaaagttcaaattacacccttatggttttattaagttaattaagtgtataattaaaaaagagttaataaatccataaagatttggtttatatttaattaaattaaaagtataatttattaaattagaccatctagtattttaaaagtgtaaaatatacccttatattatatataacattaaaagtctaatattatatatgtatgagtaaacagtcaatcttaccgttagtaggtctcattcacgaagctggtctataaggagtgtttaagaaagcgacctataaaatgaccgacattgggtatccactcttacccaccgcacacttgactagtggagggtcgttagccgaacgggtaggataggacaaaaccctttccattataagtataatgaagacaaagtaactaaacgcttttataaaaattcccaaatcttagttgctttaggcaaaatgtgaaattgtatgctaatccatggaattacactttgtactcttgccgagacgttagtggagcgtgtgtggttaaccggcacactaatttgggatcgGCATTAgtagcgaagggtggctcgatgtttgtcatagatcaatcgagcgtgcgtggttaactgtcacattgattaggtgatagtgacATTGGGTgcaccaagtacatttgcatggttgttcacaccttatttgtgatcctcggcatcccagttacaaatgaagggaataatcgagattaaacatgccattgaaaagttcaatgaatctcaaaagatctagaagtttcaattcatttaaaacttaaaatccttttcgtttttcatggtggaaattggtaaatcgtcatttacctaccttcaaatgttttgcaactggattacggcatccctcttccatgtTGTGGaaaattgtgttgggtcctagccttaatagtcttcccaaatctaacaatagtcttcccaaatcccttggaacaagtcttccaaatgaagatgatattccacgatatgatcgaggaacaagagatcatgcttcacttccgccacctcctcctattattctccctaacccacgtgAACGAAAGCTTGAAAAGTtgaagctcactcaagccctaatggaaatgaaacacgaagatggggaatctgtgtgtgcacacgtcttagagatgaagtcacacattgacatgttaaggatgttgggtgtcgatttttcaaggaagttggttgttgagtcggttctttagtcacttcctgagtagtatagtgagttcataagagagtactatacgatggatcacgacgtggccctcattgatttgacctatttgcttattgccgctgaatcaacaatgatttggcacactggtcaAGCAAACTTGATTGGTCAATCAAACTCCCAAGCTTCAAAGGACACTGGCAACATTTGAAGTCTAGAAAAGGCTGAGATTGCcccatgtgttgtgccaaagaagtccatttgcttttactgccaagagaaggggcattggagacgaagctatcctgactacctgagagatcgaagagataggagagtcaaaatgtatggctctgcttcaggtaaaatccacaaAATCTATAAGTTCTTatttttgattcttaatacatgatgtgataagattacattttgatgttttgtaggatcgaagaaaagagaggaagcttaaggaagaagcatgttgaatctgatcatgaagaaatggattttgatcgcatggatTCTAAGATTGGATTTTTGAGTTGCTACTCTAGAGTTAGGATAGaatgctaagaaatatgtaatagcatagtttttcaagtgaactgcattgtaaggacaaatttttccgcagtaAAATAGATTTTGatcttatcttatttatttatccttgcaatggcgtgtatgaagaattgatgtttgaatgtttctattattagcaatgatggatgtgattcttaattaaggttttgtggtagtgtcgagaaatttccaaataaggaaagattctcatcgccctagttttaattggatagaaacttagaatcatacaacttggtttgtgtgatgaatgagaaactttatatttggaaaattaagactaattcattgacaaggagtcaagtgaaggactaagagatcgagttcGCAATGttatgcactggtcaagtccaccacaaagaacgataaaaggattcgtcatgatttaccaaAAGCTTGGTAAATgtgattatgcttacaagtttgaGTATAATTCTGTATCATTGGAAAAGtctcaatgtatggcagaacgaataataaAGAAtcacttaggcagaaagataaaattttctccattctaagaaaaaGGAAGAGTatcttttatcatgttttatgattgtcTTAattattaagaaccatatctcaattaatcctaTAAGTAAATCTTAATGCACTTGTATGCCTAAGAGGAGGAATCAGGATTGTTGAAATGGTTGAATCAaaaggtcaatcatacttcgttccaatattgagtcttagagttaagattgtgacattcaGTAACACATCTTtaataggtttataacacttatcaaatgtggaATAGAGAAAGTTTTcttattcctgcacatttgaaattggtaagttgtgatgccttggataagacaaagaccaactagaaccaattaaGTGAAGTGTTAGTTTTGATAGGATTTCTcagtaactcttgaatatttgttttgtcaaggaaagtttcttgacaagagaatcttaaatgtcaagaggtcagtgggagtctcaatgatcttgaaaagttcaagaacaaatcaagagtaaaccttgAGTTagtcactagcacatgacttgaggtttacaacctatcgtgttgacataatttcgTTTCTTTGCCATTCCAGATTAAGTCAACTATgcaatatgagttctatgagttctcaattgatttCATAGAGGCAAATCACCctaatcaatggaaagtacattgataggtagGGGTGAGCTGCTTgaaaacttggaagcaatggtgggcatttgtgctaccatgaggcaagaaatcaaaaTTGAACAATTCTAATCCATATGAGTTGGATTTGTCACGaacattgtcttatgattatagtcatgacaaattcacatggataggaacacatacactataaaatctaagtgtcataaggtttctcttcgttcatgaaaatgattgtgaggaaacactttcactaagagagattttaaggagacaacaattgtgaaaattgtattctcatattcgattatgattacgacatcccttttcatagttcgaattgtgagatttggcgatTAGTCTAGACATTTGGGACTCATTGACATaggttctgaattgtttagacacacataaggGCTATCTAAAGGAAgttgtatgagtttaagaagcttagataaaggcttatcaaagcatcaggtattagaaatatgaacttaagaaattcagtaAGCATTGTTTTCTTGAAGTTTAGCtgaatttctgaatacatgtcaaagctagtgggagcataagtgttatgatggtAAAGAgacaatcatcatgttagtgggagcatgattattattttaagaattgcaagttagcaatattaattatagaaaacaaagttcaCTTTGCAAAGATGCAGGGGTTgagaagttgttttgctataattaagggagagattattatacttcgtttcaaaatctaaaaggttagatcaagaaattttaataaaatttagtcaaggatacatagtgcattctcaaaatttaattatgattacgacatccctcttcatagttcgaattatgcgaacatagcacataaaatattatggcagaagactgataaagtatcatgtctttatgtgagacattatgcatcgtgtcccatacgcttcgggtatagcaTCGATTgtgtatgctataatatttgaccgttctaaaaatttccaaatgcctagggcgttaagagggaaaagggactagaaccggatttgactaaaTAATTGAACAACCGTCGAAGGACGATctgaggttcgctaaggatttgtcgcttgtgagcagttggaagtatagtaaaggaaggaccatgttgacattattatgaatagatagatTCAATTTAGAATGAATTCTcctatggaaaatatggaaatgtttccataaatgggagttggatattaagaatctatgtctagtttaaaaacttttatgcaagaaggatgttcaaaggaatgtactttgaatgtaagacttcgcgtctatggaattgtcttgtaacaatttccgatagagtactttgtaatttcattggtcgagtcttggtgactttgtgctgtgatattacgaaaggatcgttgcataaaatgttagaatttgacatattctaaaagtggcaagaatttggtatacTTACACAAATgctaaggattgggaattgtgaaatgagtttcgttggaaaagttttcacttgatctatttcacaaaataaggaccataagtaaaaaaaagtgtgcatgcttggagcatgggacatgTGTTGTTATAATTCGAGTGtcaagttgattatccgaaaaaTTAAACAATGactaatgagtaatcaatatggtgactaaataaaaggtgttttatttatactcaaaagttttggggccatataggattaagtattattattgtgtttcactttgcatgttttgacttccagaataaccgggttattcgaacctctatagttggtcatacgttggaagtaggtataaattaagattgtcatgaatctgtctgtagattgtctaaagtgtttagacatagcacaagtttgctacagagttcatgagtgctttgataagattagagtattggattaaacccacgctcacttgtatcacttcatggatttatcacggatGATTAGTGAGACGATCATATTGTATATTATTGAAatcaagatgtgtgagttgtaattacgattcggttgcacattgataatatgtaaacgcaccagtaacttggtgttataaaatacattgttgtgtgtgatttgatgagtaaaagcaagcgagcatttgagtcgaagtttatccattcctttcacccaaagtgggataaaaataatatttgtgcgcccctcgataatttaatgatgacaccctaagcgcttggccaagccgggactaagttgatgtgttcaattgtagtctgttgtcagttgtcataaatcggaagtcgggaaacaatatatagacagagagaatgatttaaacccatgtctcagtctatacgatatctagaatggaggaatatatgatcctttatctaaaggacgcgctatctgataagatcagagttgacatcggcttttgaaagctacgactGCTGATCAGGTTATgaagttatgcaaaatagttattagacttatccaagtgggagactgttggattagtgtctaagaccataactattttggtatgtacttgacccgattatgagcatggtccttttgggtttgtcttcaccatagcaacttgtaggatgaattatggagaaggaggattaattattatttattaatatattatgagaataatatattaaaggagaaatcatattgtttaattaatattagtcaagaattaattaagaattaattttgtggctaaaagagattaattaaacttaggggactggaattataattataagataattgcaattgggctatggattaccttggaatataggttggacgagttctatgggaagcccataacgAATTCATCCAAGGTACATTCTAAAGGGAGtttatgggctgcttagggcttaagcagtcagattagggtttcctagttgtaaaccctaatagtctaactatatataaggaccccctaagccccaaaaacgtggctaagtaataatttagggtttctagacgtttttggtgcctcctcttctcatcattcttcatccttattgcttatggtgtttgtgactccattagaggtgccacacttgaggcactaagctttctgaatccaattacaagaaggaatagattgttattgctacataacaatcaaaggtaatatcttaaccctaatttcgttcatagtatgctagatctagggtttatggctttggatgattcaattgcatgttcattaaacaaactagatccaaagcattagggtttacatatacaccataggaatgatgtagtgctcaaaacccatcagtatattACACTGTGAttcatcaaaattttaaataatattatattaCCTCAAATTCTCTTTTTAAATCGCTATTTTTGTCCACTTGTTCCACTTTGTATAACTCTCATTCGTTCTATGTTCCAACATGTTTGTAATGGCAGTACCAGGAACCTTTGTAGATTTCTTTTTGGACttcataaaacaatgtacttgtatAAACTTTTGCAGCATGTTTTGCTATCGGTCGCGGTGAAATAAATTTATATAGCGCGTTCTTTGTTTCATGATCAAGCTCCTTTTGGgtatttctttgtttttgaaAAGCATTGTCATAGCTCATCATGAAATGTAAAGGTAAATTTTCAGACTGCGAGTAAGTATTGAAGAAGGGATTCATACTTTCCGAACTTGAATTGGTTTTCATCAATCCAAACACTCTAGTGTCACTGAAGTATGCATGTATTCATTTGTCACGTAATTGGAACATACCATTGGATCATCTTTTATCTTCCAGATTGAATTCATTAATAATCAACTCCTACTTCTTCTCAAATTCATCAGGTTTGATATGCATGTTCCAAACAAGCTTGTTAAATCTCTTCTTAAAGTCCTTGTTTTTAAATAAATCCCCAATAACCTTTGAATAAACAATTTCACTTATATTAGTTTTTGTCTacattaatatatgaataaacattagaatattataaattatatacTTATTTGGATATAACATAtatgagtaatcatatatgattatgtgcTCTAATGCATGATTAATCATTTATTATAATGTACAAACATATATgagcaatcatatatgattatatagtaTGATATGTGATAATTCATATTATTAGAatacttaatcatatatgatttatcatatatgaatgtatatTATATTATActattaattatattttacaaCTTATAAGCACATATGGTgtatcatatatgattacatagttttttattataaatcatGTATGAGTTATCATATATGAGTTATattatacttttatttttattatacatTTGCTTGAATTTTTTTCATTATGTGTCACATGCATAATTTGTGTCTTGAATTTGGTAACCAGATTCCATAGCTTGTTTTATTGTTGGATCTTGATCAGTTAGGACAATTTTTGGTGCTTTACCTTCATGAGCTATAAGAAAAGATTTAAGTAGCCATTCATAGGAATCATTTCTCTCTCTACTCAGCAACCCAGTGCCAACAATAACTGATTTCTTGTGGTGGTCAATTGCTGTGAATGGAACAAATACCATTTTATACCTatataaagaaaatgtttttagtacaatcatatttgattaataGTATGTTTAAATTTAattgtataatttttttattttaatcataAATGTATAAATTATGTAAAGTATATACATTAACTTACTTGTTTGTTCTAAAAGTTGCATCAAAAGATATAACTTCTCCAAACTCTACATAAAAAGCATTTTCTCTTTTATCTGACCAAAACATAGCAGCCAACTGATCTCCATCATGTAGGAACTGAAATGAATAATTTCGGTAATGATCTCAATGATCATTCATTTTGTTTATCATTATTtgagaatccttgtaacataagattctatttactccTCTCCTCAAGTTTTTGTAGTCTGTTACCTTTGCCCCTGCATATCCATATCCTCCTATCAAAACTTCTCTTATTCTGTGAGCCATCGTTGGGCCAATTTTAGCTTTTGATGCACGTACTACAAACtatttttcagaatatgtcattTGTCTTGCCTTTTTCATATAAGGTTTATCCTCAATACTTTCCGCTGGGTGGTTGTGCAATTCAAAGAATTGCTTAGCTTTGCAATTTGTTGTTCCATAAACATTTTCAAATACAATCTTCGATGTACACTCAGTAATTATCTTTTTCGAATTTGGTTTCCTCTTGAAAGAACTTGTAGCCAACGTATCGCAAGGTTTTGGTTTATCCTTTCCACCCCTATTGCATATaacatatttattttttattatttggcTATtgtattttgtcacacccccaaaccaagatggcggaaacattcgggggccgaggacatcatgtacaatatCTCAACAAATGtagaatagtaaaacaagcaacaacatccattgcagtAATATTATAGTGTTTATATTGTattcaaatcacatatgattgactccaaaagtaaatagcaaaccaagacatgaagctactatgctccatcttcttaaTCCCTGtatgtgtacctgtctactagtttcttgagaacacaagtgattttgaaagtgtatcaacatttaagttggtgagttcataagcattttgttttaGCAAGTATGTTCTTTGTTCCATGAAAACCTCAgtttgttcctccagaaaatctaATGTTTTCTGTCGTAATAATTGTAACAAATGGGACCCATACTAGTTCTTTTTGCAATCACTTAGTGGATACAGGTTATATATAATCCAGATCgaacagacaatcgattgtgtggttctgccctaagcccacaaccaaacaaggaacatgaaatgaggcggaaaccacacattccaTTGTTTGTCGGATCTACTTTGTATATAACTCTGATGTATTCAACTAGGCGATTTCAGTGCTAACAGTGTTGGTCCTTTTGAGTGAAATCTACATTGTACCTTAGATAAGTAATGTAATAAAATTGTATAAGTATGCAACTCTTTTTGTATGTATGAACTTAGTTAATCATTCCTTCAGAAAATTAAGTTTTGTACTTGAAAATAGTATATTGTACTTGTTATGAAAACGACGTGACCCATTCTTGTTTCCCCCTATGATTATTTAGTGTATATGGGtcatatatgttggattagtgtctaagtccaaaactattttggtatgtacttgacccgattatgagcatggtccttttgggttgtcttcaccatagcaacttgtaggatgaattaatgagaaagatgattaattatgatttattaatatattatgagaataatatattaaaggagaaatcatattgtttaattaatattagtcaagaattaattaagaactaattttgtggctaaaagagattaattaaataaaggggattgatattgtaattataagataattgcaattgggctatggatcaccttggaatataggttgtacgaattctatgggaagcccataaggaattcgtccaagggatgtTCCAAAAGGAGTCCATaggctgcttaaggcttaagcagttagattagggtttcctagttgaaaaccttaATAGCCAAACTATATATAAGGACcccctaagccccaaaaacgtggctaagtgcTTGCTAAGGGTTTCTGaacgtttttggtgcctctccttctccttcttcttcatccttattgctcttggtgtttgtgactccattagaggtgcaacacttgaggcactaggctttt
This window encodes:
- the LOC111911184 gene encoding protein FAR1-RELATED SEQUENCE 6-like; translated protein: MAHRIREVLIGGYGYAGAKFLHDGDQLAAMFWSDKRENAFYVEFGEVISFDATFRTNKYKMVFVPFTAIDHHKKSVIVGTGLLSRERNDSYEWLLKSFLIAHEGKAPKIVLTDQDPTIKQAMESGYQIQDTNYVEIKLPESDVKCTCEHFNCFGTLCRHTFNILMKHGIKEIQELYIKSRWGKDVISRYYHFGRHVYNTGDNEINRSVNQAYYNFEACWEYVRKNKEKMDFFFVKKTESILKEYENDPANELQKNRTNVEEVGKHMDVSIPKNIDINVSNVQRNKGSGQNNKIKVQQK